One Streptomyces sp. NBC_00554 DNA segment encodes these proteins:
- a CDS encoding shikimate dehydrogenase — MTSSTVTPSTVSSSFLTGLIGAGIGPSLSPALHEREADRHGLRLLYRIIDIDELVLPATAVGELLKSARSLGFDGLNITHPCKQLVIEHLDDLAPEAAEIGAVNTVVFRAGRAIGHNTDGTGFAQSFARGLPDVPTGSVLQLGAGGAGAAVAHALLTVGADRLVLVDADQTRAAVLAAALNRTFGPGRASTAPLPDLAAELARVDGLVHATPTGMAGHPGLPIPAELLHPRLWVAEVVYRPLETELLRTARALGCRTLDGGGMAVFQAADAFRLFTGCEPHIDRMLEDLADLVGSPTR; from the coding sequence GTGACCTCCTCCACCGTGACCCCCTCCACCGTGAGTTCCTCCTTTCTCACAGGGCTGATCGGAGCCGGTATCGGCCCCTCGCTCAGCCCCGCCCTGCACGAGCGGGAAGCGGACCGGCACGGTCTGCGCCTGCTCTACCGCATCATCGACATCGACGAACTGGTGCTGCCGGCCACGGCCGTGGGCGAACTGCTGAAGTCCGCCCGCTCCCTGGGATTCGACGGCCTCAACATCACCCACCCCTGCAAACAACTCGTGATCGAGCACCTGGACGACCTCGCGCCCGAGGCGGCGGAGATCGGCGCCGTCAACACCGTCGTCTTCCGGGCCGGGCGCGCCATCGGGCACAACACCGACGGCACCGGATTCGCCCAGTCCTTCGCGCGCGGACTGCCAGACGTACCGACCGGTTCGGTCCTGCAGCTCGGGGCGGGCGGGGCCGGGGCCGCCGTCGCTCACGCGCTGCTCACCGTCGGCGCCGACCGGCTCGTCCTCGTGGACGCCGACCAGACGCGCGCGGCCGTCCTCGCCGCCGCTCTCAACCGCACCTTCGGGCCCGGCCGGGCGAGCACCGCGCCGCTGCCTGACCTGGCGGCCGAGCTGGCCCGCGTCGACGGCCTGGTCCACGCCACCCCCACCGGTATGGCGGGCCACCCGGGGCTGCCGATCCCGGCCGAGCTGCTGCACCCACGGCTGTGGGTGGCCGAGGTCGTGTATCGCCCCCTGGAGACCGAGTTGCTCCGCACGGCACGCGCCCTCGGCTGCCGCACTCTCGATGGCGGCGGCATGGCCGTCTTCCAAGCCGCCGACGCGTTCCGGCTGTTCACCGGCTGCGAGCCGCACATCGATCGTATGCTCGAAGACCTCGCCGACCTCGTCGGCAGTCCCACCCGGTGA
- a CDS encoding TetR/AcrR family transcriptional regulator produces the protein MPASVPPRPLTLTEGQPAARRTRDATRTQAEILEAATEEFARIGYSGARIDDIADRTRTTKRMIYYYFGSKEQLFTAVLERAYASIRHSEQELGVEHLDPVSAIRRLAGLTFDHHEAHPDFMRLVSIENIHQAEHIAASPTLRSLNAPVIAIIDRILRAGREQGVFTAGVDAVDLHMMISAFCCFRITNRHTFGALFGRDLTAPDRRDHYRTLLGDMVIAYLTTGEQPAIG, from the coding sequence ATGCCAGCTTCCGTCCCCCCGCGGCCCCTGACACTGACAGAGGGACAGCCCGCTGCCAGACGTACCCGGGACGCCACACGGACCCAGGCCGAGATCCTCGAGGCCGCGACGGAGGAGTTCGCTCGCATCGGCTATTCCGGCGCCCGCATCGACGACATCGCCGACCGCACCCGGACCACCAAACGCATGATCTACTACTACTTCGGCAGCAAGGAACAGCTGTTCACGGCCGTACTGGAGCGGGCGTACGCCAGCATCCGGCACAGCGAACAAGAACTCGGCGTCGAGCATCTCGACCCGGTGTCAGCGATCCGTCGGCTGGCCGGTCTCACCTTCGACCACCACGAGGCGCACCCGGACTTCATGCGTCTCGTCAGCATCGAGAACATCCACCAGGCCGAGCACATCGCCGCCTCGCCGACACTGCGTTCGCTCAACGCCCCGGTGATCGCCATCATCGACCGGATTCTCCGCGCGGGCCGCGAACAAGGGGTCTTCACCGCCGGGGTGGACGCCGTCGATCTGCACATGATGATCAGCGCATTCTGCTGTTTCCGGATCACGAACCGGCACACCTTCGGCGCCCTCTTCGGACGGGACCTCACCGCACCGGACCGCCGAGATCACTACCGGACCCTGCTGGGCGACATGGTCATCGCCTACCTCACGACCGGCGAACAACCCGCCATCGGGTAG
- a CDS encoding MFS transporter, with product MTARSLDDASESKTPPSGHRKAALAAWIGSALEYYDFFIYGSAAALVFPKVFFDPDDPATATLISMATFGVAYAARPIGAVFLGHFGDRIGRRKIMVFTLFLMGLSTFLIGCLPTYGQVGTLAPVLLVVLRFLQGLSAAGEQSSASSLTLEHAPENQRGYFTSFTLNGTQFGLIISTLVFIPIASLPENQLLTWGWRIPFLLSAFVTLAAYFIRRNLQEAPAFEEISERAEVAKLPVVELLRDHWADMLRVASAALIAAVSTIGGVWVLSYSTGAVGLDRTTMLWVSVFANLVALIALPMWAKLSDRIGRKPVFLIGSIGSAVMIFVYLAAVTSKSYPLIFLAGAATMGLVYSASNGIWPSLYAEMFNTRVRLSGMAISTQCGFAITGFAVTYAAQLSGSDGKNWVAVGILTASMCAVSSIAVLTARETYNVPTAELGMKPGMRQAQAAERESAESTAV from the coding sequence GTGACCGCTCGTTCGCTCGATGACGCCTCGGAGTCGAAGACTCCACCCAGTGGGCACCGAAAGGCGGCCCTCGCCGCATGGATCGGCAGCGCCCTGGAGTACTACGACTTCTTCATCTACGGCAGTGCCGCCGCGCTGGTCTTCCCCAAGGTCTTCTTCGACCCGGACGACCCGGCCACCGCGACCCTGATCTCGATGGCGACCTTCGGTGTGGCCTACGCGGCCCGCCCCATCGGCGCCGTCTTCCTCGGGCACTTCGGGGACAGGATCGGCCGCAGGAAGATCATGGTCTTCACGCTCTTCCTGATGGGCCTGTCGACCTTCCTGATCGGCTGCCTGCCCACCTACGGCCAGGTCGGCACGCTGGCCCCGGTCCTGCTCGTGGTGCTGCGCTTCCTCCAGGGGCTGTCCGCCGCGGGTGAGCAGTCCAGCGCCAGTTCCCTGACGCTCGAACACGCGCCGGAGAACCAACGCGGCTACTTCACCAGCTTCACCCTCAACGGGACTCAGTTCGGCCTGATCATCTCCACCCTGGTCTTCATCCCGATCGCCTCCCTCCCGGAGAACCAGTTGCTCACCTGGGGCTGGCGCATCCCGTTCCTGCTGAGCGCGTTCGTGACCCTGGCCGCGTACTTCATCCGGCGCAACCTGCAGGAGGCCCCGGCCTTCGAGGAGATCTCGGAGCGCGCCGAGGTGGCCAAGCTGCCGGTGGTCGAACTCCTCCGGGACCACTGGGCCGACATGCTGCGGGTGGCTTCGGCGGCGCTCATCGCGGCGGTGAGCACGATCGGCGGGGTCTGGGTGCTGTCCTACTCCACCGGTGCCGTCGGCCTCGACCGCACCACCATGCTGTGGGTCAGTGTCTTCGCCAACCTGGTGGCCCTGATCGCGCTCCCGATGTGGGCCAAGCTCTCCGACCGCATCGGCCGCAAGCCCGTCTTCCTCATCGGCTCCATCGGCAGCGCCGTCATGATTTTCGTCTATCTGGCTGCCGTGACCTCGAAGAGCTACCCGCTGATCTTCCTGGCCGGCGCAGCCACCATGGGCCTGGTGTACAGCGCCTCCAACGGCATCTGGCCCTCGCTCTACGCCGAGATGTTCAACACGCGGGTCCGCCTGTCGGGCATGGCCATCAGCACCCAGTGCGGGTTCGCCATCACCGGATTCGCCGTCACCTACGCGGCACAGCTCTCCGGCTCCGACGGCAAGAACTGGGTCGCTGTCGGGATCCTCACCGCCTCGATGTGTGCCGTCAGCTCGATCGCCGTGCTGACCGCCCGCGAGACCTACAACGTGCCCACCGCCGAGCTCGGTATGAAGCCGGGCATGCGCCAGGCCCAGGCCGCCGAGCGCGAGTCGGCGGAGTCGACGGCCGTCTGA
- a CDS encoding carboxylesterase/lipase family protein yields the protein MPGIQVETLLGPISGAAEGCPVLSWKGIPYAAPPTGELRFRPPAPVKPWTAVRDATRFGPQAVQFTPASRASGQGVEGEENCLTLNVWAPAEPAAPRPVLFWIHGGAFLHGSGGLYDGAWLAEVCDAVVVTVNYRLGPLGFVDLEHLGIADTANPALRDLVAALEWVRGNIAPFGGDPGRVTLSGQSAGGMLTTTLLAVPAACGLFHQALVLSGAARNVHTPDQNAEVVDRLLTALETTADRLADVPVRALRDAAAHVVAGAGDEVLRGDGFCPVVDGAVLHQAPLAAVLSGEARHLPVWISHVSHEMDIFLGPPAAPVLAGTDRAGQAALGEQRWAELGKAYVSLPEAGRDPQLDLLDDTMWLIPAIRLAEAQHAAGGQVWFSRFDHVPGLPPYDRLGATHGADNRCLWARPPAFNNLAGLPPAPPMGPADLAVTATLHRAVRAFLHTGAPDWPRYEPEDRATMILDDRPRIAYDPRRERRLLWAGLPEDAAP from the coding sequence ATGCCAGGGATACAGGTGGAGACCCTGCTGGGGCCCATCAGTGGCGCCGCGGAGGGCTGCCCGGTCCTCTCCTGGAAGGGCATCCCCTACGCCGCGCCTCCCACCGGGGAGCTGCGCTTCCGGCCGCCGGCTCCTGTCAAGCCCTGGACGGCGGTACGGGACGCCACGCGCTTCGGTCCCCAGGCGGTCCAGTTCACCCCGGCCTCCCGCGCCTCCGGCCAGGGCGTCGAGGGCGAGGAGAACTGCCTCACCCTCAACGTCTGGGCCCCGGCGGAGCCGGCCGCGCCCAGGCCGGTGCTGTTCTGGATCCACGGCGGCGCGTTCCTGCACGGCAGCGGCGGTCTCTATGACGGCGCGTGGCTGGCCGAGGTGTGCGACGCGGTCGTGGTGACCGTCAACTACCGGCTCGGCCCGCTCGGTTTCGTCGACCTTGAGCACCTCGGTATCGCCGACACCGCCAATCCCGCACTGCGCGACCTGGTCGCGGCCCTGGAGTGGGTGCGCGGGAACATCGCCCCGTTCGGCGGCGACCCCGGCCGGGTGACGCTCTCCGGCCAGTCGGCCGGCGGCATGCTCACCACCACCCTGCTGGCGGTCCCGGCCGCCTGCGGGCTGTTCCACCAGGCCCTGGTGCTCAGCGGCGCCGCCCGCAACGTCCACACCCCGGACCAGAACGCCGAGGTAGTCGACCGCTTGCTCACCGCCCTGGAGACGACCGCCGACCGGCTGGCCGACGTGCCGGTCCGGGCGCTGCGGGACGCCGCGGCGCACGTCGTGGCCGGCGCGGGCGACGAGGTGCTGCGCGGCGACGGCTTCTGCCCCGTGGTGGACGGCGCCGTGTTGCACCAGGCGCCGCTGGCGGCGGTCTTGAGCGGTGAGGCCCGGCACCTCCCGGTGTGGATCAGCCACGTCAGCCACGAGATGGACATCTTCCTCGGCCCCCCTGCCGCCCCGGTCCTGGCCGGCACGGACAGGGCCGGTCAGGCGGCCCTCGGCGAGCAGCGCTGGGCCGAGCTCGGGAAGGCGTACGTGTCCCTCCCCGAGGCCGGCCGCGACCCTCAACTCGACCTCCTGGACGACACGATGTGGCTGATCCCGGCCATCCGGCTGGCCGAGGCACAGCACGCGGCCGGCGGCCAGGTCTGGTTCAGCCGCTTCGACCACGTGCCCGGCCTGCCCCCGTACGACCGGCTCGGCGCGACCCATGGCGCCGACAACCGCTGCCTCTGGGCCCGCCCGCCCGCCTTCAACAACCTGGCCGGCCTGCCGCCCGCCCCGCCCATGGGCCCGGCCGACCTCGCCGTCACCGCGACGCTGCACCGAGCGGTGCGGGCCTTCCTGCACACCGGCGCCCCCGACTGGCCCCGCTACGAACCGGAGGACCGCGCCACGATGATCCTCGACGACCGGCCACGGATCGCATACGACCCCCGCCGCGAACGCCGCCTCCTCTGGGCAGGCCTGCCCGAGGACGCCGCCCCCTGA
- a CDS encoding ROK family protein — protein sequence MATAGSKYVVQRLDGVRQANLAVVSRTIDRLRIASQTAISDETGLANGAAANLLAELRRIGLVEDTEIAGTGTRGRPRRAVRLASRFALAVGVEVSVEAVAISVRGTDGVELANSYARQERRPDSLPAAVLDVLAEYEKLLGTTGLPPLTASLVIALPGVVASQHLRVPPFGWTDVLIPDLIRTAPPTVRRLAFLNDGDAAVIAEAALRPEVECVAAIHGSDGIGGGVSLNGRLFSGAGGAAGQFGHVVIETSGRPCHCGNRGCLRQYISTTAFAEDLQEGATLSELGHRGYAADLATRARQGDSAVSERERRGYVRARRRPADGERAGAAGRGVQLAGSTPRALDALVKASAAISSTGRSR from the coding sequence GTGGCGACGGCCGGGTCGAAGTACGTGGTGCAACGCCTCGACGGGGTCCGTCAGGCCAATCTCGCGGTCGTGTCGCGCACGATCGACCGCCTCCGGATCGCATCGCAGACGGCGATCTCCGACGAGACCGGGCTTGCAAACGGCGCCGCGGCGAACCTGCTCGCGGAGCTCCGCCGGATCGGGCTGGTCGAAGATACGGAGATCGCCGGGACCGGCACCAGGGGACGACCCCGCCGGGCGGTGCGGCTGGCTTCCCGCTTCGCGCTGGCGGTCGGAGTCGAGGTGAGCGTCGAGGCAGTCGCTATCAGCGTCCGCGGTACGGACGGGGTCGAGTTGGCGAACAGCTACGCCCGCCAGGAGCGACGGCCGGACTCGCTGCCCGCGGCGGTGCTCGATGTCCTCGCGGAGTACGAGAAGCTACTCGGCACGACCGGCCTCCCGCCGCTCACGGCGAGCCTCGTGATCGCGCTTCCTGGCGTTGTGGCCTCACAGCACCTGCGGGTGCCGCCCTTCGGGTGGACCGACGTCCTGATCCCGGATCTCATCCGAACCGCACCCCCGACCGTCCGACGGCTCGCCTTCCTCAACGACGGTGACGCGGCCGTGATCGCCGAGGCCGCCCTGCGCCCGGAGGTCGAGTGTGTGGCCGCGATCCACGGCAGTGACGGCATCGGCGGCGGGGTCAGCCTGAACGGACGGCTATTCTCCGGTGCCGGCGGGGCCGCCGGGCAGTTCGGGCATGTGGTCATCGAGACCAGTGGGCGACCGTGCCACTGCGGCAACCGGGGCTGTCTGCGCCAGTACATCTCGACCACCGCATTCGCGGAGGATTTGCAGGAGGGGGCGACGCTCTCGGAGCTGGGTCACCGCGGTTACGCAGCGGATCTCGCCACGCGCGCGCGTCAGGGTGACTCGGCGGTCTCCGAGCGGGAACGTCGTGGATATGTCCGCGCTCGCCGTCGGCCGGCGGACGGCGAGCGGGCAGGAGCTGCGGGCCGGGGCGTTCAGCTCGCGGGAAGCACCCCAAGAGCCTTGGACGCCTTGGTGAAGGCCAGCGCCGCCATCTCGTCGACCGGGAGGTCCCGGTAG